One part of the Pseudomonas sp. MYb118 genome encodes these proteins:
- a CDS encoding NAD(P)H-dependent oxidoreductase: MKKVLLLNGGKKFAHSDGRYNTTLHEAALAVLDRGGLDVKTTFIDEGYDIAEEVAKFLWADVVIYQMPGWWMGAPWTVKKYIDEVFTEGHGSLYASDGRTRSDASQKYGSGGLIHGKQYMLSLTWNAPQQAFDDPTDFFEGKGVDAVYFPFHKANQFLGMSGLPTFLAVDVMKRPNIEGDIARYEQHLTEVFGLKA, translated from the coding sequence CTGTTGCTCAATGGCGGCAAAAAGTTCGCCCACTCCGATGGCCGCTACAACACCACCCTGCACGAAGCGGCGCTGGCCGTACTGGACCGCGGTGGTCTGGATGTGAAGACCACCTTCATCGACGAGGGTTACGACATCGCCGAAGAGGTCGCCAAGTTCCTCTGGGCCGACGTGGTCATCTATCAGATGCCAGGCTGGTGGATGGGCGCCCCCTGGACCGTGAAAAAGTACATCGACGAAGTCTTCACCGAAGGCCACGGCAGCCTCTACGCCAGTGACGGCCGCACCCGTTCCGACGCTTCGCAGAAGTACGGCAGCGGTGGCCTGATCCACGGCAAGCAATACATGTTGTCGCTGACCTGGAACGCGCCGCAGCAAGCCTTCGACGACCCGACCGACTTCTTCGAAGGCAAAGGCGTGGACGCCGTGTACTTCCCTTTCCACAAGGCCAACCAGTTCCTGGGCATGAGCGGCTTGCCGACCTTCCTCGCCGTTGACGTGATGAAGCGCCCGAACATCGAAGGCGATATCGCACGCTACGAGCAGCATTTGACCGAGGTGTTCGGTCTCAAGGCTTGA
- a CDS encoding LysR family transcriptional regulator has product MKARSDELQIFVCVIECGSISAAAEQVGQTPSAVSRTLSRLEAKLDTTLINRTTRRMDLTEEGKYFFEHAKLILDQMDELEERLTSRQQTPSGRLRINAASPFMLHAIVPYVDEFRRLYPDIQLELNSNDLIIDLLEQSTDIAIRIGTLADSTLHARSLGCSPLHIVASPAYLERHGTPMVVEDLSQHALLGFTHNEGLNQWPLRYVHGDRWPIQASISASSGETIRHLALEGQGIASLSHYMTIEDIRAGRLKVLLADFNSGYRQPINAVYYRNSQLALRIQCFLDFIQGKLALYASSNFKD; this is encoded by the coding sequence GTGAAAGCCAGATCCGATGAGTTGCAGATTTTCGTCTGCGTGATCGAGTGCGGGTCGATTTCGGCGGCGGCCGAGCAGGTCGGGCAGACGCCGTCGGCCGTCAGCCGTACCTTGTCGCGGCTGGAAGCCAAGCTCGACACCACCCTGATCAACCGCACCACGCGGCGCATGGACCTGACCGAGGAGGGCAAGTACTTCTTCGAACACGCCAAGCTGATCCTCGATCAGATGGATGAACTCGAAGAGCGCCTGACCTCGCGTCAGCAGACCCCGTCGGGGCGTTTGCGCATCAACGCCGCCTCGCCGTTCATGCTGCACGCCATCGTGCCGTACGTCGATGAGTTCCGCAGGCTCTATCCCGACATCCAGCTGGAACTCAACAGCAACGATCTGATTATTGATCTGCTGGAACAAAGCACCGACATCGCCATCCGCATCGGCACCCTTGCCGATTCGACCCTGCATGCCCGTTCCCTGGGTTGCAGCCCGCTGCACATCGTCGCCAGCCCCGCCTATCTCGAACGCCACGGCACCCCCATGGTGGTCGAGGACCTGAGCCAGCACGCGCTGCTCGGCTTTACCCATAACGAGGGCCTCAACCAGTGGCCGCTGCGTTATGTGCACGGTGACCGCTGGCCGATCCAGGCGTCGATCAGTGCGTCCAGCGGCGAGACCATCCGCCACCTGGCGCTCGAAGGCCAGGGCATCGCCAGCCTGTCGCACTACATGACCATCGAGGACATTCGCGCCGGGCGCCTGAAGGTGCTGCTGGCCGATTTCAACAGCGGTTACCGCCAGCCGATCAACGCGGTGTACTACCGCAACTCGCAACTGGCCCTGCGTATTCAATGCTTCCTGGATTTCATCCAGGGCAAGTTGGCGCTGTACGCGAGCTCAAACTTCAAGGACTGA
- a CDS encoding NAD-dependent epimerase/dehydratase family protein — protein sequence MNVFVTGAAGFIGGSIATGLVRAGHSVTGLVRSNEQASELRALGITPVIGTLDDTALLAEQARAADAVINAASSDHRGAVEVLLDALRGSNKVFLHTSGSSIVGDASGGLASDAIYFEDALPAPTVDKAARVAIDNLILAAAKDGVNSAVICNTLIYGHSLGVNRDSVQLPRLLKQARKSGVVRHVGTGGNIWSNVHIEDVVALYLLALTKNVPGTFYFVESGEASFIDMTTAMAEALNLGQPQDWPLKDAEAEWGYEMANYGLGSNSRVRGKKAREVLGWVPKRTSVVEWIRGEMV from the coding sequence ATGAACGTATTCGTCACCGGCGCTGCCGGTTTTATCGGCGGCTCCATCGCCACCGGCCTGGTTCGCGCCGGCCACAGCGTTACCGGTCTGGTGCGCAGCAACGAACAAGCCAGCGAGTTGCGCGCGCTGGGCATCACTCCGGTGATCGGCACCCTGGACGACACTGCCCTCCTGGCCGAACAGGCCCGTGCGGCCGACGCGGTGATCAACGCCGCCAGCAGCGACCATCGTGGTGCGGTCGAGGTGTTGCTCGATGCCTTGCGCGGCTCCAACAAGGTGTTCCTGCACACCAGTGGTTCGAGCATCGTCGGCGATGCGTCGGGCGGCCTGGCCAGTGACGCCATCTACTTCGAAGACGCGCTGCCTGCGCCGACCGTCGACAAGGCTGCACGCGTGGCCATCGACAACCTGATCCTTGCAGCCGCCAAGGACGGGGTGAATTCGGCGGTGATCTGCAACACCCTGATCTACGGCCACAGCCTCGGTGTGAACCGCGACAGCGTGCAGCTGCCACGTCTGCTGAAACAGGCGCGCAAGAGCGGGGTGGTGCGCCATGTCGGTACGGGCGGCAACATCTGGTCCAATGTGCACATCGAAGACGTGGTGGCGCTGTACTTGCTGGCGCTCACCAAGAACGTGCCGGGCACCTTCTACTTCGTGGAAAGCGGTGAAGCGTCGTTCATCGACATGACCACGGCCATGGCCGAGGCGCTGAACCTGGGGCAACCGCAGGACTGGCCACTCAAGGACGCCGAGGCCGAGTGGGGTTATGAAATGGCCAACTATGGCCTGGGCTCCAACAGCCGGGTGCGGGGCAAGAAGGCGCGGGAAGTGCTGGGGTGGGTGCCGAAGCGGACTTCGGTGGTGGAGTGGATTCGGGGGGAGATGGTCTGA